The following are encoded together in the Xanthomonas sacchari genome:
- a CDS encoding multidrug effflux MFS transporter translates to MTLPSVSTRRMALLLAGLAMFGPFSIDTIFPAFPQLAQRLHADPVAIQQTVSVYLLAYALMGLAHGPLSDALGRRRVIVAGLVVFILASAGCALSRDLPTLLMFRALQGVSAGVGMIVGRAVIRDLYHGDDAQRLMSQVSMIFGIAPAIAPVIGGWILGSGRGWPMIFWFLVGFSSLLLVATLRWMPETHPPQARTPLAPRTLLRDYIGIALNPRFQRLAAAGAFNFGGVFLYIASAPVFMIDLLGKTERDFAWLFLPTIGGMTLGAFLSGRMAGRLGPMRQVRFGFVCCGLSMAGNIAYTALAPAIALPWAVLPIFFAGLGTALIFPILALAVLDMYPRQRGLASSLQAFTQLMVTVLVAGVLSPLLSGHALHLALGSGAFFLLGWGFWRWERRSGKRLPRPDAQVPRLEPADPL, encoded by the coding sequence ATGACGCTCCCGTCCGTGTCCACGCGCCGCATGGCCCTGTTGCTGGCCGGGCTGGCGATGTTCGGCCCGTTCTCCATCGACACCATCTTCCCGGCGTTCCCGCAGCTGGCGCAGCGCCTGCACGCCGATCCGGTGGCGATCCAGCAGACGGTGAGCGTGTACCTGCTGGCCTACGCGCTGATGGGCCTGGCCCACGGGCCGCTGTCCGACGCGCTGGGGCGGCGGCGGGTGATCGTCGCCGGGCTGGTCGTGTTCATCCTGGCCTCGGCCGGCTGCGCGCTGTCGCGCGACCTGCCGACCCTGCTGATGTTCCGCGCGCTGCAGGGCGTCTCCGCCGGCGTCGGCATGATCGTCGGCCGCGCGGTGATCCGCGACCTGTACCACGGCGACGATGCGCAGCGGCTGATGAGCCAGGTGTCGATGATCTTCGGCATCGCCCCGGCGATCGCGCCGGTCATCGGCGGCTGGATCCTGGGCAGCGGCCGCGGCTGGCCGATGATCTTCTGGTTCCTGGTCGGCTTCTCCTCGCTGCTGCTGGTGGCGACCCTGCGCTGGATGCCGGAGACGCATCCGCCGCAGGCGCGCACGCCGCTGGCGCCGCGTACGCTGCTGCGCGACTACATCGGCATCGCGCTCAATCCGCGCTTCCAGCGCCTGGCCGCGGCCGGCGCGTTCAATTTCGGCGGGGTGTTCCTGTACATCGCCTCGGCGCCGGTGTTCATGATCGATCTGCTGGGCAAGACCGAGCGCGACTTCGCCTGGCTGTTCCTGCCGACCATCGGCGGCATGACCCTGGGCGCGTTCCTGTCCGGGCGCATGGCCGGGCGGCTGGGGCCGATGCGCCAGGTGCGCTTCGGTTTCGTCTGCTGCGGCCTGTCGATGGCCGGCAACATCGCCTACACCGCGCTGGCGCCGGCGATCGCGCTGCCGTGGGCGGTGCTGCCGATCTTCTTCGCCGGCCTGGGCACTGCGCTGATCTTCCCGATCCTGGCGCTGGCGGTGCTGGACATGTATCCGCGCCAGCGCGGGCTGGCCTCCTCGCTGCAGGCCTTCACCCAGTTGATGGTGACCGTGCTGGTGGCCGGGGTGCTGTCGCCGCTGCTCAGCGGCCATGCGCTGCACCTGGCGCTGGGTTCGGGCGCGTTCTTCCTGCTCGGCTGGGGCTTCTGGCGCTGGGAGCGGCGCAGCGGCAAGCGCCTGCCGCGGCCGGACGCGCAGGTGCCGCGGCTGGAACCGGCGGACCCGCTGTGA
- a CDS encoding catalase: protein MASRKRTPSDSPSSTAPTSTAAPTDQRGHGDELHQQAGGTHPPLTTNQGIPVADNQNSLRATPRGPTLLEDFILREKITHFDHERIPERIVHARGSAAHGYFELTASLAKYTTATLLTEVGVKTPVFTRFSTVAGGAGSVDTPRDVRGFAVKFYTKEGNWDLVGNNIPVFFIQDAIKFPDLIHSVKMEPDRGFPQAASAHDTFWDFISLTPESLHMIMWAMSDRTIPRSLRMMEGFGIHSFRLLDADGNSTFVKFHWRPKLGLQSTIWDEAVKLAGADPDFHRRDLFEAIQQGDFPEWELGVQLFTEEQADAFPFDHLDSTKLIPEELVPLQIVGRMVLDRWPDNFFAETEQVAYCPANIVPGIDFSNDPLLQGRLFSYLDTQLSRLGGPNFHQLPINAPKCPFANMQRDGHMQMGVPKGRVAYEPSSLQSDSPRETARGFVSHRTPAEDAAKGRIRAESFADHYSQARLFFRSQTQPEQAHLASALVFELSKVETAHVRAAVVGHLRHVDPKLAQRVADGLGMDALPPAPPAAVAPQDMPLSPALQIIGKMKPILVGRSIGILVHDGSDAATVKALQKAARDAGATVKIVAPKVGGAKLSDGKKLAADGQLAGTPSFVFDAVAVVLSAEAGKQLSKESAAIDFVSNAFAHLKAIAADAGAQPLLKAGNVQKDAGVVEAGDSKGFINAAKTRQWSREPKLRLLA, encoded by the coding sequence ATGGCCAGCCGCAAGCGCACGCCCAGCGATTCCCCATCGTCCACCGCCCCCACCTCCACCGCCGCGCCCACCGACCAGCGCGGCCATGGCGACGAACTGCACCAGCAGGCCGGCGGCACGCATCCGCCGCTGACCACCAACCAGGGCATCCCGGTCGCCGACAACCAGAACTCGCTGCGCGCCACGCCGCGCGGGCCGACGTTGCTGGAAGACTTCATCCTGCGCGAGAAGATCACCCACTTCGACCACGAGCGCATTCCCGAGCGCATCGTGCACGCGCGCGGCAGCGCCGCGCACGGCTACTTCGAGCTGACCGCCTCGCTGGCCAAGTACACCACCGCCACGCTGCTCACCGAAGTCGGGGTGAAGACCCCGGTGTTCACCCGCTTCTCCACCGTGGCCGGCGGCGCCGGTTCGGTTGACACGCCGCGCGACGTGCGCGGCTTCGCGGTCAAGTTCTACACCAAGGAAGGCAACTGGGATCTGGTCGGCAACAACATCCCGGTGTTCTTCATCCAGGACGCGATCAAGTTCCCGGACCTGATCCACTCGGTGAAGATGGAACCGGACCGCGGCTTCCCGCAGGCCGCCAGCGCCCACGACACGTTCTGGGATTTCATCTCGCTGACGCCCGAGTCGCTGCACATGATCATGTGGGCGATGAGCGACCGCACCATTCCGCGCTCGCTGCGCATGATGGAAGGCTTCGGCATCCACAGCTTCCGCCTGCTCGATGCCGACGGCAACAGCACCTTCGTCAAGTTCCACTGGCGGCCCAAGCTCGGCCTGCAGTCCACGATCTGGGACGAGGCGGTGAAGCTGGCCGGCGCCGATCCCGACTTCCATCGCCGCGACCTGTTCGAGGCGATCCAGCAAGGCGACTTCCCGGAATGGGAGCTGGGCGTGCAGTTGTTCACCGAGGAACAGGCGGACGCCTTCCCGTTCGACCATCTGGATTCGACCAAGCTGATCCCGGAAGAACTGGTGCCGCTGCAGATCGTCGGGCGCATGGTGCTGGACCGCTGGCCGGACAATTTCTTCGCCGAGACCGAACAGGTGGCGTATTGCCCGGCCAACATCGTGCCCGGCATCGACTTCTCCAACGACCCGCTGCTGCAGGGCCGTCTGTTCTCGTACCTGGACACGCAGCTCAGCCGCCTGGGCGGGCCGAACTTCCACCAGTTGCCGATCAACGCGCCGAAGTGCCCGTTCGCGAACATGCAGCGCGACGGCCACATGCAGATGGGCGTGCCCAAGGGCCGCGTCGCCTACGAGCCCAGCTCGCTGCAGAGCGACAGCCCGCGCGAGACCGCGCGTGGCTTCGTCAGCCATCGCACGCCGGCCGAGGACGCCGCCAAGGGCCGCATCCGCGCCGAGAGCTTCGCCGACCACTACAGCCAGGCGCGCTTGTTCTTCCGCAGCCAGACCCAGCCGGAACAGGCGCACCTGGCCTCGGCGCTGGTGTTCGAGCTGTCCAAGGTCGAGACCGCGCACGTGCGTGCAGCGGTGGTCGGGCATCTGCGCCACGTCGATCCCAAGCTGGCGCAGCGCGTCGCCGACGGTCTGGGCATGGACGCATTGCCGCCGGCACCGCCGGCCGCCGTCGCGCCGCAGGACATGCCGCTGTCGCCGGCGCTGCAGATCATCGGCAAGATGAAGCCCATCCTGGTCGGGCGCAGCATCGGCATCCTGGTCCACGACGGCTCCGACGCGGCAACGGTGAAGGCGCTGCAGAAGGCGGCGCGCGACGCTGGCGCCACGGTCAAGATCGTCGCGCCGAAGGTCGGCGGCGCCAAGCTCAGCGATGGCAAGAAGCTGGCCGCCGACGGCCAGTTGGCCGGCACCCCATCGTTCGTGTTCGACGCGGTGGCGGTGGTGCTGTCGGCCGAGGCCGGCAAGCAACTGAGCAAGGAATCGGCGGCCATCGACTTCGTCAGCAACGCCTTCGCCCACCTCAAGGCCATCGCGGCCGACGCCGGTGCGCAGCCACTGCTGAAGGCCGGCAATGTGCAGAAGGATGCCGGGGTGGTCGAGGCCGGCGACAGCAAGGGCTTCATCAACGCCGCCAAGACCCGCCAGTGGAGCCGCGAGCCGAAGCTGCGCCTGCTGGCCTGA
- the gcvP gene encoding aminomethyl-transferring glycine dehydrogenase, with protein MSHTSSLRDLEHHCAFIERHIGPNDAEIAHMLRTVGHDSLEAMTDAIVPGNIKSPAALALPDAVTEEEALAKIRAIADKNTVFRSFIGQGYYGTHTPKVILRNILENPAWYTAYTPYQAEISQGRMEALINFQTMCADLTGMEIANASLLDEATAAAEAMTLAKRSAKSRSDTFFVHDAVHPQTLELLRTRAEPLGIVLRVGTPEEALQAECFGVLLQYPDSFGHIGDHKALADAVHAQGGLVAVATDLLALTLIAAPGEWGADIVVGNSQRFGVPFGFGGPHAAFMACRDAYKRSMPGRLIGVSIDAAGNPAYRLTLQTREQHIRREKATSNICTAQVLLAVMASMYAVYHGPEGLVRIARRTHRLAAILAAALRGAGVAVGERFFDTLHVTGVDAEAIHAKARAAGINLRAIDSASLGISLDETATRADVVALAQLFGAQADVDALDAATADALPPQLLRHSAFLQHPVFNTHHSEHELLRYMRALADKDLAMDRTMIPLGSCTMKLNATAEMIPVTWPQFGAIHPMAPAEQSVGYKQLIDELEAMLVECTGYDAVSLQPNSGAQGEYAGLLAIRAYHRARGEGHRDICLIPESAHGTNPASAQMCGMTVVVTKCDGNGNVDVADIRAKAEKYSDRLAALMITYPSTHGVFEEDVVAICEAVHAHGGQVYTDGANMNALVGLAKPGKWGSDVSHLNLHKTFCIPHGGGGPGVGPCAVKAHLAPYLPRTLGGDGDVGMVSAASFGSASILPISWMYITMMGNTGLRKATQVALLNANYIAKRLAPYYKTLYTGRNGLVAHECILDVRPLEKTSGIGAEDIAKRLIDFGFHAPTLSFPVAGTLMVEPTESESQHELDRFIDAMIQIREEIAAIEDGRLDREDNPLKHAPHTAAQVTASEWTHAYPRELAAFPLPTLKQQKYWPPVARVDNVYGDKNVMCACIPVDAYKEDAVV; from the coding sequence ATGTCTCACACCTCTTCGCTGCGCGACCTCGAACACCACTGCGCCTTCATCGAGCGCCACATCGGCCCGAACGACGCCGAGATCGCGCACATGCTGCGCACCGTCGGCCACGACTCGCTGGAGGCGATGACCGACGCCATCGTGCCGGGCAACATCAAGTCGCCGGCCGCACTGGCGCTGCCCGATGCCGTCACCGAGGAGGAGGCGCTGGCCAAGATCCGCGCCATCGCCGACAAGAACACCGTATTCCGCAGCTTCATCGGCCAGGGCTACTACGGCACCCACACGCCGAAGGTGATCCTGCGCAACATCCTCGAGAACCCGGCTTGGTACACCGCCTACACGCCGTACCAGGCGGAGATCTCGCAGGGCCGCATGGAAGCGCTGATCAACTTCCAGACCATGTGCGCCGACCTCACCGGCATGGAGATCGCCAACGCCTCGCTGCTGGACGAAGCCACCGCCGCGGCCGAAGCGATGACCCTGGCCAAGCGCTCGGCCAAGTCCAGGTCCGACACCTTCTTCGTGCACGACGCGGTGCACCCGCAGACCCTGGAACTGCTGCGCACCCGCGCCGAGCCGCTGGGCATCGTGCTGCGCGTGGGCACCCCGGAGGAAGCGCTGCAGGCCGAGTGCTTCGGCGTGCTGCTGCAGTATCCGGACAGCTTCGGCCACATCGGTGACCACAAGGCCCTGGCCGACGCAGTGCACGCGCAAGGCGGCCTGGTCGCCGTCGCCACCGACCTGCTCGCGCTGACCCTGATCGCCGCGCCCGGCGAATGGGGCGCGGACATCGTGGTCGGCAATTCGCAGCGCTTCGGCGTGCCGTTCGGCTTCGGTGGCCCGCACGCCGCGTTCATGGCCTGCCGCGACGCCTACAAGCGTTCGATGCCGGGCCGCCTGATCGGCGTGTCGATCGACGCCGCCGGCAACCCCGCCTACCGTCTCACCCTGCAGACCCGCGAGCAGCACATCCGCCGCGAGAAGGCCACCTCCAACATCTGCACCGCGCAGGTGCTGCTGGCGGTGATGGCCTCGATGTACGCGGTGTACCACGGCCCCGAGGGCCTGGTGCGCATCGCCCGCCGCACCCACCGCCTGGCCGCGATCCTCGCCGCAGCGCTGCGCGGTGCAGGCGTCGCCGTCGGCGAGCGCTTCTTCGACACCCTGCACGTCACCGGCGTCGATGCCGAGGCCATCCATGCCAAGGCGCGTGCGGCCGGCATCAACCTGCGCGCGATCGACAGCGCGTCGCTGGGCATCAGCCTGGACGAGACCGCCACCCGCGCCGACGTGGTCGCACTGGCGCAGTTGTTCGGCGCGCAGGCCGACGTGGACGCGCTCGACGCCGCCACCGCCGATGCGCTGCCGCCGCAGTTGCTGCGGCACAGCGCGTTCCTGCAGCACCCGGTGTTCAACACCCACCACAGCGAGCACGAACTGCTGCGCTACATGCGCGCGCTGGCCGACAAGGACCTGGCGATGGATCGCACCATGATCCCGCTGGGCAGCTGCACCATGAAGCTCAACGCCACCGCCGAGATGATCCCGGTGACCTGGCCGCAGTTCGGCGCGATCCATCCGATGGCCCCGGCCGAGCAGAGCGTCGGCTACAAGCAGCTGATCGACGAACTGGAAGCGATGCTGGTCGAGTGCACCGGCTACGACGCGGTCAGCCTGCAGCCCAACTCCGGCGCGCAGGGCGAGTACGCCGGCCTGCTGGCGATCCGCGCCTACCACCGCGCCCGCGGCGAAGGCCATCGCGACATCTGCCTGATCCCCGAATCGGCGCACGGCACCAACCCGGCCTCGGCGCAGATGTGCGGCATGACCGTGGTGGTGACCAAGTGCGACGGCAACGGCAACGTCGACGTCGCCGACATCCGCGCCAAGGCCGAGAAGTATTCGGACCGTCTGGCCGCGCTGATGATCACCTACCCGTCCACCCACGGCGTGTTCGAGGAAGACGTGGTGGCGATCTGCGAAGCGGTGCACGCGCACGGCGGCCAGGTCTACACCGACGGCGCCAACATGAACGCGCTGGTCGGCCTGGCCAAGCCCGGCAAGTGGGGCTCGGACGTGTCGCACCTGAACCTGCACAAGACCTTCTGCATCCCGCACGGCGGTGGCGGCCCCGGCGTCGGCCCGTGCGCGGTGAAGGCACATCTGGCGCCGTACCTGCCGCGCACGCTCGGAGGCGACGGCGACGTCGGCATGGTCTCGGCCGCCAGCTTCGGCTCGGCCTCGATCCTGCCGATCAGCTGGATGTACATCACCATGATGGGCAACACCGGGCTGCGCAAGGCCACCCAGGTCGCGCTGCTCAACGCCAACTACATCGCCAAGCGCCTGGCGCCGTACTACAAGACCCTGTACACCGGCCGCAACGGCCTGGTCGCGCACGAGTGCATTCTCGACGTGCGCCCGCTGGAGAAGACCAGCGGCATCGGTGCCGAGGACATCGCCAAGCGCCTGATCGACTTCGGCTTCCACGCGCCGACGCTGAGCTTCCCGGTCGCCGGCACGCTGATGGTGGAGCCGACCGAGAGCGAATCGCAGCACGAGTTGGACCGCTTCATCGACGCGATGATCCAGATCCGCGAGGAGATCGCCGCGATCGAGGACGGCCGCCTGGACCGCGAGGACAACCCGCTCAAGCACGCCCCGCACACCGCCGCGCAGGTCACCGCCAGCGAGTGGACCCACGCCTACCCGCGCGAGTTGGCCGCGTTCCCGCTGCCGACGCTCAAGCAGCAGAAGTACTGGCCGCCGGTGGCGCGCGTGGACAACGTGTACGGCGACAAGAACGTGATGTGCGCGTGCATCCCGGTGGATGCGTACAAGGAAGACGCGGTGGTCTGA
- a CDS encoding type IV secretion system protein, whose protein sequence is MNGLFDTATHWMQPLADANLGDFLFFRLVNNYFTDEIADFGLELMRRAMHWVSVIALTATTFWVLIQGYRIATGQSRESAMATMVKAAKVAVILMIASTLGANGAALHKTMTDNLDKEIHGLFTGDDTSSAADSIDDNLKYTQLALSALDAVRVDASDPESIEKKGRSMLLASFGTASPPMAAGAMLLLFKFTMAFLVGIGPIFIFFLMFDQTKDLFRKWLFYVLGTLFSMSMLSVVSAMVLKFTAKVAAAYWAMKFIPLANAEGLSSQALQQGGIGLLMTVLIVTVPTIAAAVWQGNMGTFMTYTAFGPATASSPGPQGQPPGSYSPPQTRPDSQVSPHAVGSSNHRLGGTSSTNSSSEGSGVMGAANRDTRIR, encoded by the coding sequence ATGAACGGACTTTTCGACACCGCCACGCATTGGATGCAACCGTTGGCGGACGCCAATCTGGGGGACTTCCTGTTCTTCCGCCTGGTGAACAACTACTTCACCGACGAGATCGCCGATTTCGGCCTGGAGCTGATGCGCCGGGCGATGCATTGGGTGAGCGTGATCGCGCTGACCGCGACCACGTTCTGGGTCCTGATCCAGGGCTACCGCATCGCGACCGGGCAGTCGCGCGAGTCGGCGATGGCGACGATGGTCAAGGCGGCCAAGGTCGCGGTGATCCTGATGATCGCCTCGACCCTGGGCGCGAACGGCGCGGCGCTGCACAAGACGATGACCGACAACCTGGACAAGGAGATCCATGGGTTGTTCACCGGCGACGACACCAGCAGTGCGGCCGACTCGATCGACGACAACCTCAAGTACACCCAGCTGGCCCTGTCGGCGCTGGATGCGGTGCGTGTGGACGCCAGCGATCCCGAATCGATCGAGAAGAAGGGGCGCTCGATGCTGCTGGCCAGCTTCGGCACGGCCAGCCCACCGATGGCGGCGGGGGCGATGTTGCTGCTGTTCAAGTTCACCATGGCATTTCTGGTGGGCATCGGCCCGATCTTCATCTTCTTCCTGATGTTCGACCAGACCAAGGACCTGTTCCGGAAGTGGCTGTTCTACGTGCTGGGCACGTTGTTCTCGATGTCCATGCTGTCGGTGGTGTCGGCGATGGTGCTGAAGTTCACCGCCAAGGTGGCGGCGGCGTACTGGGCGATGAAGTTCATTCCGTTGGCCAACGCCGAAGGCCTGTCGTCCCAGGCGCTGCAGCAGGGCGGGATCGGGTTGCTGATGACGGTGCTGATCGTCACGGTGCCCACGATCGCGGCGGCGGTCTGGCAAGGCAACATGGGTACGTTCATGACCTACACGGCCTTCGGCCCTGCGACTGCGTCTTCGCCGGGGCCACAGGGTCAGCCGCCGGGGTCTTACAGCCCACCGCAAACCAGACCGGATTCGCAGGTTTCGCCGCACGCGGTGGGATCATCCAACCACAGGCTGGGCGGCACGTCGTCTACCAACTCTTCCTCCGAAGGCAGTGGCGTCATGGGCGCGGCCAACCGGGATACCAGGATCAGGTGA
- a CDS encoding glycosyltransferase family 2 protein, with amino-acid sequence MIAVLIPAHNEEALIGACLRSVVRAARCAGLRGEAVQVFVALDRCSDGTAGIVAAHGAHAIALQSGNVGSARAAAAQAALAAGARWLACTDADSVVPANWLSAQLDCASDAFCGIVTVDDWADYDTTLREAYLAGECHEDDHPHVHGANLGVSAELYRRCGGFLPLAAHEDVALVEALVRAQARIARRAQPAVITSARRVARACGGFSDYLKQMERRLADALLPAADGDVLA; translated from the coding sequence GTGATCGCGGTGCTGATCCCGGCGCACAACGAGGAGGCGCTGATCGGCGCCTGCCTGCGCTCGGTGGTGCGCGCGGCGCGATGCGCGGGCCTGCGCGGCGAGGCGGTGCAGGTGTTCGTCGCCCTGGACCGCTGCAGCGACGGCACGGCCGGCATCGTCGCGGCGCATGGCGCGCACGCCATTGCGCTGCAGAGCGGCAATGTCGGCAGCGCGCGGGCGGCGGCGGCGCAGGCGGCGCTGGCTGCCGGCGCGCGCTGGCTGGCCTGTACCGATGCGGACTCGGTGGTGCCGGCGAACTGGCTGTCGGCCCAGTTGGACTGCGCCAGCGACGCGTTCTGCGGCATCGTCACGGTGGACGACTGGGCCGACTACGACACCACGTTGCGCGAGGCGTACCTGGCCGGTGAGTGCCATGAGGACGACCACCCGCACGTGCATGGCGCCAACCTCGGCGTCAGCGCCGAGCTGTACCGGCGCTGCGGCGGCTTCCTGCCGCTGGCCGCGCACGAGGACGTGGCGCTGGTGGAGGCGCTGGTGCGCGCGCAGGCGCGGATCGCGCGGCGCGCGCAGCCGGCGGTGATCACCAGCGCGCGGCGGGTGGCGCGTGCCTGCGGTGGCTTCAGCGACTATCTCAAGCAGATGGAGCGCCGCCTGGCCGATGCGCTGCTGCCGGCGGCCGACGGCGACGTGCTGGCCTGA
- a CDS encoding class I SAM-dependent methyltransferase, whose protein sequence is MNSVQAYFGALYRDDDPFGYRERWYEARKRALLLASLPRARFARAWEVGCSNGELTAALAPRCDALLATDLSERAVALAAQRNAATAHVQVQQAEHPRTWPPGRFDLIVFSEVGYYLPLPQLRECAQRLRASLSEQGVLVACHWLHPFAEACMDGRAVHACLAQRLELPRLLRYEDEDVMLEAWSASPYSVAAAERLR, encoded by the coding sequence ATGAATTCGGTCCAGGCCTATTTCGGCGCCCTCTACCGCGACGACGATCCGTTCGGCTATCGCGAGCGCTGGTACGAGGCGCGCAAGCGCGCGCTGCTGCTGGCCAGCCTGCCGCGTGCGCGCTTCGCGCGTGCCTGGGAAGTCGGCTGCTCCAACGGCGAACTGACCGCGGCGCTGGCGCCACGCTGCGATGCGCTGCTGGCCACCGACCTCTCCGAGCGCGCGGTGGCCCTGGCCGCGCAGCGCAATGCCGCCACGGCGCACGTGCAGGTGCAACAGGCCGAGCATCCGCGCACCTGGCCGCCGGGCCGTTTCGACCTGATCGTGTTCAGCGAGGTCGGCTACTACCTGCCTTTGCCGCAGTTGCGGGAATGCGCCCAGCGCCTGCGCGCATCGCTGAGCGAGCAGGGCGTGCTGGTCGCCTGCCACTGGCTGCACCCGTTCGCCGAGGCCTGCATGGACGGGCGCGCGGTGCACGCCTGCCTGGCGCAGCGCCTGGAGCTGCCGCGGCTGTTGCGCTACGAGGATGAGGACGTGATGCTCGAAGCCTGGAGCGCCTCGCCGTATTCGGTGGCCGCGGCGGAGCGCCTGCGGTGA
- a CDS encoding PIG-L deacetylase family protein has product MAAVSVPQPQIHGDGTPESAWQRSAWLAALPQRPIEDLLAGAARLLMVSPHPDDEALGCGGAIACARRLRIPVQLIAVTDGEACYPHDPYWTPQRLRTVRRAELAAAMGRLGADPAAICHLGLADGQVGAQETVLAERLHAQLRAGDLVLTTWHRDGHPDHEASARAVRQAVAAVDARLLEFPVWAWHWLQADTAPQALRGAFRYALNDADWQAKQDALQCFASQLGTAQPTVPAPILPPQVLQRFARRFEVFVA; this is encoded by the coding sequence ATGGCGGCTGTGAGCGTGCCGCAGCCGCAGATCCATGGCGACGGCACGCCGGAGTCGGCGTGGCAGCGTTCGGCATGGCTGGCCGCGTTGCCGCAGCGCCCGATCGAGGACCTGCTCGCGGGCGCCGCGCGGTTGCTGATGGTGTCGCCGCATCCGGACGACGAAGCGCTGGGCTGTGGCGGCGCGATCGCCTGTGCGCGCCGGTTGCGCATCCCCGTGCAGTTGATTGCGGTGACCGACGGCGAAGCCTGCTATCCGCACGATCCGTACTGGACGCCGCAGCGCCTGCGCACAGTGCGTCGCGCCGAACTCGCCGCGGCCATGGGCCGCCTGGGCGCCGATCCCGCCGCGATCTGTCACCTCGGTCTCGCCGACGGCCAGGTCGGCGCGCAGGAGACGGTGCTGGCCGAGCGCCTGCATGCGCAGTTGCGCGCGGGCGACCTGGTACTGACCACCTGGCACCGCGATGGCCATCCCGACCATGAGGCAAGTGCACGTGCGGTGCGGCAGGCCGTCGCCGCCGTCGATGCACGGCTGCTCGAGTTCCCGGTCTGGGCCTGGCATTGGCTGCAGGCCGACACCGCGCCGCAGGCTCTACGCGGCGCCTTCCGCTATGCCTTGAACGATGCCGACTGGCAGGCCAAGCAGGACGCGCTGCAGTGCTTCGCCTCGCAGCTGGGTACCGCGCAACCAACGGTGCCGGCGCCGATCCTGCCGCCGCAGGTCCTGCAACGGTTCGCACGCCGCTTCGAGGTATTTGTCGCATGA
- a CDS encoding GNAT family N-acetyltransferase: MGQSAGQAAQEAVSLARVRRRDGIALIQAHRASVALHHPWTYPFTDVPGFEAWYAQTLDGSNIALLARERSSGALAGLFTFSQVVGGCFQSAYLGYHAMAGCEGRGLMTHALRLCVAYAFAELGLHRVEANIQPDNTRSLALAQRAGFRREGYSPRYLHIGGVWRDHERWARLADD, encoded by the coding sequence ATGGGCCAGAGCGCGGGCCAGGCTGCGCAGGAGGCCGTGTCGCTGGCGCGGGTGCGGCGCCGCGACGGCATCGCGCTGATCCAGGCGCACCGCGCCAGCGTCGCCCTGCATCACCCCTGGACCTATCCGTTCACCGATGTGCCGGGGTTCGAAGCCTGGTACGCGCAGACCCTGGACGGCAGCAACATCGCGCTGCTGGCGCGCGAACGCAGCAGCGGCGCACTCGCCGGCCTGTTCACCTTCAGCCAGGTGGTCGGCGGCTGCTTCCAGAGCGCCTATCTCGGCTACCACGCCATGGCCGGCTGCGAGGGCCGCGGGCTGATGACGCATGCGCTGCGCCTGTGCGTGGCCTACGCCTTCGCCGAACTGGGCCTGCACCGGGTGGAAGCCAACATCCAGCCGGACAACACCCGCTCGCTGGCCCTGGCGCAGCGCGCCGGCTTCCGCCGCGAAGGCTATTCGCCACGCTACCTGCACATCGGCGGGGTCTGGCGCGACCACGAGCGCTGGGCGCGGCTCGCCGACGACTGA
- a CDS encoding DUF4189 domain-containing protein yields MAPQEAPRPTGYWVKTWGAIAMGAGDGWNSLGVTTGKASKSEAEADALRRCSSDGVKDCRIGLTYQNQCAAVAEPQIGGRAYLDGLTNFVAAGSEKAAGDVAMQRCEQDNRAVTGMQCKVIYTACSKAVFKRY; encoded by the coding sequence GTGGCCCCGCAGGAAGCTCCCCGACCGACGGGTTACTGGGTCAAGACCTGGGGTGCCATTGCCATGGGTGCGGGCGACGGCTGGAACAGCCTGGGGGTGACGACAGGCAAGGCATCGAAATCCGAAGCGGAGGCCGACGCGCTGAGGCGCTGCTCTTCCGATGGAGTGAAAGACTGCCGAATTGGCCTCACCTATCAGAACCAATGTGCCGCCGTCGCAGAGCCACAAATCGGCGGAAGGGCATATCTCGATGGTCTTACGAACTTTGTTGCGGCCGGTAGCGAAAAGGCCGCCGGCGATGTCGCGATGCAGCGTTGCGAGCAAGACAATCGCGCGGTCACCGGCATGCAATGCAAGGTCATCTACACCGCATGTTCCAAGGCGGTTTTCAAGCGCTATTGA